gatgtgcaaactccacacaggcagttgctcaAGAATGAAATCAAAACCAAGTCCCTAGCAGTCCAAGCTACCATCAAGTGCATCAGGTAATCATCGAATCAAACCAAGCTGTGATGGCCACATTGTCATTCTTCAGATGAGACAAAGTAATGGACAAAGTAAATGATgccaaaaaaaaaattaaggtaAAGTTGCTTGCCATTGTCCCATGGGGCTGCTCTCATTACAGAgacatgactggtggtggtttaagctgagggtcaccatgcctcatgCCAAAGTGGttgagaagaagagtccttcatggcaACATCAGTCACTGCGGGAATCAAACCCACACTATTGATATCGCTCTGTGCTCACActggccatccagccaactgagctaatatTAAAAATTAGTGGCCTTCAACCATATCAAGTCCAGTCTCCAAGAGGAGAAAGCTTGGCACGTTCATCTCGTGATACTTGATAGCCAAGCATTGAGCATAAAGGTCAAAATAAAATTCTCCCCAGTCCCCAAAACAAATAAATGCACAATTAGGGCCATCCAGCATTATAAGAAAATTCTTCATCTTGTGTTGCATGCGGTGGTCGTGGGTGCTACAGCTGGTCGTGCCATACGATTAGAttatgtacagtgtggaaacgtgcccttcggcccaactagttcacactgaacctccaaagagcaacccattctcctacatttaccccttcacccaacactacaggcaatttagcacggccaattcacctaacccagacatttttggactgtggtaggaaaccggagcacccggaagaaacccacgcatacatggggagaatgtgcaaactccacacagacagttgccggaggtgggaattgaacccaggtctctggcactgtgtggcAGCTGTGCTCACCCCTGTGCCTTAACAAAACTTGTCAAGTTTCATCTTGTAATATACAGCACCATTTAAGGAAGATGAGATCAAGTTTTTCTATTAATAGTCTCCATGttgaaataggagaaagtgaggcctgtagattttggagatcagagttgaaaagtgtggtgctggaaaagtaaaggaggtcaggcagcatccaaggagcaggataatcaatgtttcaggcataaacccttcatctgatgaaggaattATGTCCGAAAAGTTGATTCTACTGTTCCTCGGAACAAATTAGTCAGAACTCCAACTTATTATAGAGTGACTCCTGGCTGAAGACATGTGTAGATGGATTAAAACAGCCTATAATTGTCATTTATTCACTGTTGGAGGCACACAATCTGGGAAATCCTCTCTGAACAAATCTGAGGGTATATCTATACCACATTGACTGTAGTGATTCAAGTGCTTCACTACCACTTTTTTCCAGTAGAAGAGATGGGCAAAGCTGGGCTTGCCCATGATGTTCACATCTCATGAATTAATAAAAAAGATAAAACATACAACACTGAACAAATGTGCTGGGAAGTCAGCATAGCACTGGAGATAGTCATACAAAGCCAGTTCAACCTTTATAGAAATCATTGATGTCAACCAAGCTACTTTGAGGACAAGGAATTTATATTTATGAAAAAGACAAAGTAGAAATTAGTCCATCTTCACAACAAGCAGCAAATAATCATTTCTTGTTTGATTGGGAAATGTGCATGTCAGGGAGAGGCAGGTGGTTAAGAACTATGGTGGTGGCAAAGAATTAAACAGAGATGGAAAAATTGTTAGAACTCTCAAGGCAATATATATCAATGAAAACATCAGATTTATTTCAAAAAAGCACAAGTACAACACTGAGTAAGACCTTCCACTACATTTATTATTCACCACAGGAACATTTCAGTTTACAGCAGATGGTACATTTCACAATTTTCACAAATATATTACAATGCTGACACTGAATGAGGCACAGATATAGATTTTTTTCTCTTCACTTATTCCAGAATGAGTCTGTTTTATTAAGAATAAGTAAAAGGTAATTCGAGGTGTCAATTCAAGCTTTTCATTTGACAAATGGCTTTCATCTTCCTGATGCACTCTATCATAAGCCAGTGTTCCTTCAATTAATTATTTCTAAGTACTGTAGATAGAAAAAGAGTTTacaaattattttttttaaattgaagacTTGTCCCATGAACCTACTAGGAAAGTGACCATGTGGTCCAGTACTATTCTATAACAGCTGACAACATTTTCCTGTTCTATTACAGATTCTCAGTGAAATTGCCTCAACTTTGTTTCTCATTGTATGACAGCCAGGGGCATTACACATCTACAATACAAACTAAAACAATGAAGGGCAAcaaagaattagaattagaatccctacagtgtggaaacaggccctttggcccaacaagtccacaccaagcattaaaagagcaacccacccagttcCCCACcatcccacatttacccctgattaatgcagctaacctacacacccctgaaagctatgtacaatttagcatggccaattcacctaacctgcacatctgcacatctttggactgggggaggaaacccatgtagacaatgcgcaaactctacacagacagtcacccgaggttggaatcgaacctaggtcccgagcgctgtgaggtagcagtactaaccactgagctatgaTGCCGGCCCTAAAGTTAGAAATCTTGATTGCACTTATTAGACTTATTAGAGATAGAGTTAACTTGCCCCATGGTCCAACAGCCCATGAATATTAATTATCCACACAAATCATGATATCTTAGCCAGGTTACCCAGAGATGTTTGAGACTCAGCCATATATCCAACATAAGTCACACTCTTCAGGATAAAAAAGGGGTAAAAGGTGTAAATCAGGTAAGGAAGAAAAGGAGGCCAACAGGGAAGAGAAAGAGGGCTAGGATATGCATAAATTTGCTCTCTTAATTCTGGGAGCTGGTGGTTTAGTGGCAATattactggactagtaatccaaacTAATGCCCTGTTGACAGGTACTAATCCTGTCAGAGCAGGTGATGGCACTTAAGGTCAATTATTAAATCTGTAAGTGAAAGCTTGTTTCAGTGACCATGACCATGCTAATTACCATTGACTTGCCAAAATCTGTCTACAGATCATCTGCAATCTAATTTGGTGGCAGTTTTTGTggagttgaatggcctactcttgtacATATGTAATATGAAGATGGGAATGTTAAAATCGATGGAAGAGTAGACAGCAGCCAAAGTAGATCAACGAGCATATGGGGTAATAGTGAACAGGACatagcataggtttaagataCAGGTAGCCAAAGTTTGGATGATGTCAAGTTTGAGGATGAAGATGGAAGGATGATTAGGGAACATTGTAACAGTGGAGTTTGAAATCAACAAAAACTTGGTTTACTGTTTCAAAGATGATGGAATAATGCAGGCATTATAGAACACAGAaccatacagtgcagaacaggccctttagccctcgatgttgcgccgatctgtgaactattctcagctcgttccccctacactatcccatcatcatccatgtgcttatccaaggattggtttaaatctccctaattgGAGGTGGGGGCATGTAATCCTCATGATGGGACATGTAGCTTCAGCTGTCCAGCTCAAGGCCAAAAATGATACCTAAAACAAAAAcaattgctggataaactcagccagtctggcagcatctgtggagagaaagcacagcCAACCTTTTGGGCTCAGTGACTAATCATCAGAACAAACAAGATACCTATTTGATGCTTACAAGCCAGTGGAGGCTGAGACAACAGTCTGAGAAAGAGGTGGAATCACTGTGGAAGTACACTGTTCATGCTGAGGACTTCCTGAGATGAGTCTAAAATTTATGTTTTGCTTGCTTGAAAATGTGTCACCTTTTTCTAACCCTCAACTCAACTCAGAGCAGTATTTCAGGTTCATGTTTTTCTTCCCCTTCAATGCCTTAAACTCTATTAAATGATCTCTTAGGTACCCGCTATTCTCATTATTCAGATCCGTGATAATCAGAACAGCCTTGTGTATAGTCTCCTACAAGCAAACCTTTCCTAGTTAGTCAGCAAAGTGGACATAGCATTCAAATGGATGCAACATTAAAGGCACAATCTGTCCAGTATATTATACAGTTTGATCATGACTATCTTAGATGAAAGGTAGCTTTGAACAACCTCCTAAACAATGGCAATGTGACAAATTCCTTGCTGAATTTGTCTCATTCTAAACATACGGCTAATAATATATTGAATTTTTGTACTTACTGTGCATAGAATGGCAGTTGGACAGTTACTTGATTCCATGATGTGCTTTGTATTCTTGGACATCATGTTCATGTTGGTTGAAGAGCTGAACATTTAACAGAATGGTGCACAATAAACTCGACTTGTAGAGAATACCTTCATAAAGTTATTTCATACAATTGAACTTAATCAACTGAATGAACTTAATCAAATGAATGAATAAACTGTCAGTTTCATAAACGAGCTTTATGTTTTGCAAATCTCTAACTTGTAGTGTTAGTCTTTAATGGGTGGGGCAGCAGCAGAGTACTGTTATATGCTTCAATGCATCCTTATTGCTGACCACAGGATCATACCACGCCAGTTTTTAAATAGGAAaaaaacagagagacagaagtACCCCTAAAAAGGGGAAAAGGAAACAAAAGCATTCCAATTCATTTCTTGAAAATGCTATCTTAGCGTGAGTTTTTAAATCTGTAAGGAACAGATACATTGGGTATGTTTCCTACATATTGTCCAGTAACTCTCCGTATTGTGAGATTAACATGAGGTTTTATATTGTTAACTCCTTTCTACCTCTGGTATTTACCCATGAATGATGGCCACCAAGGTCTGAATGAACACACAAGATTGTGGGGGCAAGGCACAAGGTATAGACCACGGTCTTTGGTAGTGATTGCTCAAAACAAATTTGTTTTCTTATGCATGGCATGCATTGAAGGAGGTGAGAAAGAAAGATGAGAGACTTTACACAAATGCAGGACAATTCAAACTAACAACGGTCAGAAAATGGACTCTGCTATAGAGTGGTGCATCCATTCGGAATGACATTTCTATAAATTTGTCCTAACAACAGaaatgttaattttttaaaagatCCTTTATAGAACAACTGAGCAGCAATCAATTGTTACTAATGACCACTCATGACAGGACTAATCTGAACAAACACCACATAATAATTGGAAGTACATATGAATGGCTCTTTCCTCCATCTGTCACTGGGTAATGCATGTCACTGGTGATATGCATCTACctaacagtgtggaaaattgcctaattataattattttaatcaacctattcagacatGTTGTGACACAGTTGATGCAGGTGGTACTTTAATCGGCACAATGCAACAAAAATCCTCAATTGCCCAATTATATCTTGCCCATAAAATTTCGGTCAAATCCAACACAGCCAGTTACCACCTTTCAGTCTACTCTTGAACAGCAAAGTgcgagagtttgagctatagggacaggttgaatagattagggcttttttccctggagcattggaggccgagagtgatcttatagaggtttataaaatcatgaggggcatgggtagggtgagtggCCAAGgacttttcccagggtaggagagtctaaatttagagggcataggtataaggTAAGAAGGGAGGGTTGAAAAAGGatctgaggaacaactttttccaCGCGGAgagtgttgtgtgtatggaatgagctgccagtggaggcaggtataattacaatatttaaaaggcatctggatgggcacataaataggaagggtttagaggaatgtatgccaaatactggtaaatgggactaatcagtttaggatatctgtttggcatggacaagttggaccgaagggtctttttcagtgctgtataactctatgacagaGGGATTATTGACAGTGCTGCCAAATGGCAATTTCatagcaataacttgctcagtcaTGCTCAATTTAGGTTCTACCAGggtaactcagctcctgaccttaacTGGACCAAGGTTAAGTtgcacaaaagagctgaactcgaGATGAAagtgactgcctttgacatcaaggcagcatttatcTCCAACACATCAAGAGTCAATGGGAGGTCGGGGACTGCaggttggagtcatatctagaAGAAAGGAAGATGGTGACGGTCACTGAAAGTCAcacctcaggatagtgtcctaggcccaaccgtCTTTTGCTGCTTCATCTTCCCTCCATAAGGTCTGAAGTGAAGATATTTGCTGATGAACACACTATGTTCAAaatcattcatgactcctcaggtaTTATAGCAGTCCAGGTAAACATACATCAAGACATGGTCAACATCCAGATTTAGGCTGATTTCTGGCAGGTAACATTCATGTGACAAGTGcaaagcaatgaccatctccaacaaaataGAATCTAACCACCCACCCATTGAAATTCAACAGCATTATTATTGCTAAATCCCCAAAAACAATGACTATCTGTTATCAGTGGTCAGAAACTGAAATGGACAGGCAATATAAATACTGTGATTACAAGAGATAGTCAAATGCTAAGATCTCTGTAGCAAATAATTCAACTATCACGTTAATGCCTACCCACTGTCCacaaggttatgctacagctacCTAGATGCGTGCAGCTACAACAAGAAGCTTGAAACCATACAGTACAGAGCAATCTACTTGACTAGCAATGCATCCACCTTCACACACTTGACTAGCGACTCATCCACCTTCAACGTTCATTCCTTTCACCAccgatgcacagtggcagcagtgtgtactggaaCTTCCTTCGTAACAGCACTTTGGGTGCCCCTACAACCcaaggactgcagtgattcaagaaggcagtttaccACCACCATCAGTTCCAAAGTAATTTAGGGAAGATAAATAACTTTTTAGAATTCAattttattgccacatgtactcaAACATAGGAatacaagagtacagtgaaaggtGTATTGCTGACCTAGTCAGTggtgcccacattccatgaatgaaaaataaatgCTACCAACCATCTAAATTTATTCAATGCAACAGCCTTCCCCAAGTAAATTGCAGCAGTTGGTTCACGTATGATTTTCTACCCAAAGTGCAGCCCACTGTTTATAGGGGATCTGCCACAAGCATTGCTTTTGCAAATTCAATTGAAACATTGCCATCTAAAAACAGTACTTTCCTCAGTTATTAGAGAATGCAAACTATCCTCGCCTGGATGGAGGAACTGACGAAGAGCACACAGGGATTTTCAAGCATTAACTTACTACAGTATCCACATGATGCAAACCTACTTGAAGTCAACCTTAAAAGGGGGAAATGATGACTCTGGATAAAGAAAGTCATTCTATTATGAAAAAATTAGAAATACGTTTTGACAGATGTTAAGTAGGATTCTCTATTGTAGACACTCAGagggaagccatttggcccattgtgtctgaaCCAGTCAACAAGTCTTCAGTACACAAATCACATTTTCCAGTTCTTGGCCCAATTCTCTGAATGCTATGGCAACACAACTGAAAATAAGTATTGCTTAAATGTTAGAGTTTGATTCAACAACCTTTTCAGAAAGCaagttccagactcccaccactctGCAAAAAACTGTCTCAATACTCCCTTTAAATCTCATTGAGCCCTGTACTCATGGGAAAACTGCCCCCctatccactctctgtccctaatAATTTTATACACCTTTTTATCAGCTTCCCACCATCTCAACCTTTgctactccaaggaaaacagtcccagtttaTCTCATCTTTTCTCAGCTCAGACCCTAAAGCACAGGCTGCATCACACTAAATTTCCTCTGACCTCTCTAcgtgcaatcacattcttcctaaaaTGAGAAGACTAGAATGGCATGCAGTAGTACAGTTACGGCTTAACTAGCactttatacagttccagcacaaCCTTTTTGCATTTATATTCTATGCCTCAACTAATATTAAATGCAAGTATCCTATACATTTCTTAACCATTCTTATCTATCCACCCTGttatcttcagggatctgtggatatGAACACCATATGTGGATATGAACCATCTGATCTTCTGGACTTTCCAAGTGCTTCCATTGATAGCATAATAtcttgattcattaaatgtattcCCTCTCAATTTTCCAtgtaaaattccatttgccattgtctGGCCACTTGACCAGTCCATTAATATCCTCCTCCAGTTTATGGCTAAACTCAATGTTTACCATGCTATCAATTTtcctgtcatttgcaaacttcatGATCATACCCAATATTTAAAACCCATTCTTAATACGGACCACAACTAGCAAGGGCcctgcactgacccctgtggtatCCCACAGAAATCAGACTTCCAGTTACAAAATCATCTCTCCCCTTCCTGTCTTTTAGCAAACTTTGGATCTAATATGCAAATCTACCTTGGAGTGCACAGGGTCTTTTTTTTGACTTGTCTGCATAATCAAAAGTCTTGTTAAAGGCCCTGTAGATCAGATCAAATATATCATTCTCAGAAACATTTCTGGTTACCTCTTCTGAAAGTTGGatcaaatttgtcaaacacaaacttcctttaacaaatccatgctgactattcctgatTGGTCCGTGTCTCTTTAAGTGATGATATATGTTGTTCCTCACATTTTTCCaataactttcccaccactgaggttagactagTATTGGTAGCAGGGGAATCACAATGTGATTTTCAAAACAATGCTCCAAGGCTTTCAAGATTTAGCTAAACTAAACTACTACAATTTAACGGACAGTGCAAAATTTTCTAAGTTCCAGTCAAATGCATGATTTTGAGTGCTGGCAAGTCAAATATGCATGAGCTTACAGGCAAGATGTAGATTCACATAAAATACAGGCATTATCACTCAGAATTTTATTGATTGATAACTTGCTATTCAAAGTTCAGGGGAACATGAAAAATGTACTTCAGAATATTTCTAAAGAGTCGAAAGTCACACCTGCACTGTGCAAAACATCATTTGAACTATTTAGGAACATCACATTGAGAAGTCTATTAAAGACTGCTTTACTCCAATTTACAGATTATCATACTGTGTAAGTTTCTTAAAGGACATTTTTAAAAGTAACATTTGCAGACAAATCAGTATTTAGTAAGTATTAATGTGATCGCGAACTTGTTCTACTTCTGTGCAAttattttgtttgcaaataaacgTAGTACATATTCCAAATGCAGGAGATAGGTGTACTGTGATCCATCTGCATATGTGCGGTTGCCCCATGTACTCACACTACTACTCGATAGTAATTGAAACCATACAAAGTTTCATCAAGCAAAATATTTATGATATAAAGTAACCATTGTAGTAATTGTAGACACATTCAAAtcaaacattcaatgacattCGCCTGTACATTGTGATTAAACTAAAATGTATTGCAACTTCCAAATAGGTTTAAAcagttccttattttaaaaaagttttgtacAATCAGCTTGTAAGTATCTggaggaagaatttcttttgGTAGAAAAATCAGTCAAAAGTCTTTTAGCTTTATATTTGGACCTAGTGCCAGTCCACAAAATGTACTTACAATTCTTTGGCTAGGGTGACTTTATTTACACTGATTTATTACTGGACACAAGTTTAAAAGAGCACATGATGTTTCACCTGATGGTAACATCGGCCAAAAATGCATTTATAGAtaagctttttaaaaatgtaagagTCTGATATTAAGCAACTTTGGCAATTCCTAGGTCAGTGCATTGGGAATTGTGTGGCTTCTGGTTGATCACTTCAGAATAAAAGTATAATTGACAGGTTACCTCATTTATGGCATGCATAATGTGCAAATTTCAGAGCCAGAGTCAGCATAATGTGCAAATTTACCACCAAGAAGCATTGAGTCAGCTTATGGAAACATTGCTTTTTGTCATGATTATATATTGAGAAAGTCTGAACCAGAATCCTTGTTTCACATCATCGGTTTACCATTGCCTGCATTAAATCAAGTATTTGAAGCCTAATATCTCATTTAAAGTCATAAATTTTGTTTTAACATTGTTTTTGTAGCTTCAACCAATTGGGTGCATTCCGAGAACTCCTCCCCGCCTCACCCCAACCATGTCCAGCCTTCTGACTTGCAGCCTCTCCTTATGCCACACCAATTTTCCAAAACTATTATTAATAACAGCAGAACTCAAAGTGTTTTTTTACTTATTGCATAAACTGGATAATGTTCATTTTCACATTTACCATATAATTGTAATGTCATACATTTGCTTTCTAGTTTAACAATTAAGTAAGGTGCTGACTATTGGAACAGTTGCCCCTGTCTTTTTCCTTCAGATATTTCTACAGAATTACTTACCATCACCCACAGTGCTATTGTGCTTCCAAATGCTAGACCAACACGCAACCAGTTGGGATTTGTGTAGTCAGGTTTTCTTGCAGTGAAAGCAGAACGAGTCAaaactgaaaacagaaaataTGCTTATTTACTAAACTGTTC
The sequence above is drawn from the Chiloscyllium punctatum isolate Juve2018m chromosome 14, sChiPun1.3, whole genome shotgun sequence genome and encodes:
- the ndufc1 gene encoding NADH dehydrogenase [ubiquinone] 1 subunit C1, mitochondrial; this encodes MPASRVLLRSAQITRVLTRSAFTARKPDYTNPNWLRVGLAFGSTIALWVMLFNQHEHDVQEYKAHHGIK